CTCCTTCACAATGTTCGAAATCCCCTTCTTAAGTAGATCGATGGACATAGGAGCCTCGTGGCATCCTCATAGACTTTTTTCAATGATTTCGCTAAGGTGATTTTCCAGGAGATCCTTCTATCTATGGCCTACAAAGACGATGACGTTCTCGAGGACTATTGCCCCAAGTGCGGGGCCTATACGGGCGGAGATTCGGTCTGCCCGAATTGCGGCGCCAAGATCTTCGACGACTCCGGCCTTGAAGAAGTGGAAGAAGACGAGGAAGGCGGCCCGCCCCCTGAAAAGGAAGAGGAAGAGGAAGACGATGATGAGGATGAGGACGAACTCGACGAGGAACCCGAGGATGAAGACGAAGAGGACGAAGAATTAGACCGGGATGACGACGACGAGGAAGAGGAATAGTCTTGCGCCTTCACGCCGATCATTTATAGAAGGCCCCCGAAAAAGCCGCTGTGGTGGAATTGGTAGACACGCACGATTCAGGGTCGTGTGGGCGCAAGCCCGTGGAGGTTCGAGTCCTCTCAGCGGCACACACCACGCATTGACATCCTCGCACCAGAAGCCTAGTCTAATAATCGACATGCTACGACGGCTTGCAGCGATGTCC
Above is a window of bacterium DNA encoding:
- a CDS encoding zinc ribbon domain-containing protein, whose protein sequence is MAYKDDDVLEDYCPKCGAYTGGDSVCPNCGAKIFDDSGLEEVEEDEEGGPPPEKEEEEEDDDEDEDELDEEPEDEDEEDEELDRDDDDEEEE